GATCGTGGAGCTGGCCGTCGCCGCCATGGATgagctcctacggatggcacgGCTGGACGCGCCACTGTGGGGCAATGGCGCGGCAGGAGCACAGCTCGACGAGGAGGAATACGGCCGGATGTTCCCAGGCGGGCTTGGGCCGAGGCAGTATGGGCTACGGCCGGAGGCATCCCGTGACGGCGCCGTGGTGATCATGACGCGTGACAGCCTCGTTGAGATACTCATGGACGCGGTCAGTACCTTGGCACAAAATGACCGTAGGTCTTAATTGGCTGAACCGGTTTGATTGATCACTGCTTGCTGATCCGTGTGACTCAATCCCCTGTGTGCAGAACCGATTCGCTGCTGTGTTCTCCAGCATTGTGTCGAGGGCTTCGACGCACGAGGTGCTGTCAACTGGCGTGGCAGGGAGCTATAATGGTGCATTGCAAGTGGTGTGTATCTTTCATTTCTGTTCATGGCGCATTTTATTTGATCAAAATGTGTACAATCTATGATTAGCTGACAATGCTGACTATCACCTTGCAGATGTCAATGGAGTTTCAGGTGCCTTCGCCGCTTGTGCCAACACGGGAGAGCTACTTTGCAAGGTACTGCAAGAACAATCCAGACGGGACGTGGGCCGTTGTTGACGTCTCGCTCGACAGCCTCCGCCCTAACCCTGTCTTGAAGTGCCGGCGCAGGCCATCCGGCTGCCTTATCCAAGAAATGCCCAATGGCTATTCAAAGGTTAACTAACTCCTTGACAAATTTCTTGCTCAATCAACTGCATGTAATAATGGTATAGCATTTTTTTTGAAAGCGCACACATTCAACAAATGCCTGCCAACAATTGTGTTTCCTGTCAGGAAACTCATGTTAATGCCAGTATGCGTTCTTGTGCATGCAGGTGACCTGGGTGGAGCATGTCGAGGTCGATGACAGGTCAGTGCACAATCTCTACAGGCCTTTGGTGAATTCAGGGCTTGCATTTGGTGCGAAACGGTGGGTCGGCACCCTGGACCGACAATGTGAGCGCCTCGCCAGCGCCATGGCCAGCAACATCCCCAATGGTGACCTTGGTGGTAAGTACACGGAGATCACTTTTATCCTGTGCAAATCATCAACTGAGGATAACACAGATTGCAAAAGCTTATTATACATCTGTGTTCATCCATGAAACTGCAGTGATCACAAGCATAGAGGGGAGGAAGAGCATGCTTAAGCTGGCAGAGCGGATGGTAGCGAGCTTCTGCGGTGGCGTGACCGCGTCCGCTGCACACCAGTGGACGACCCTCTCGGGCAGCGGTGCTGAAGACGTGCGTGTCATGACCAGGAAGAGCGTGGATGACCCCGGCAGGCCCCCCGGCATCGTGCTCAATGCTGCTACCTCCTTCTGGCTCCCAGTCCCGCCCAAGAGGGTCTTCGACTTCCTCCGTGACGAGACCTCTCGCAGCGAGGTACTAAGCATCATATTCCACATGGCTGAAATGTTCTCCCCACGGCACGCTTGTGATTGCCGATCTAAGTGTTTTCCTGATCAAAATTTTGAAACTGCAGTGGGACATTCTTTCAAATGGTGGTGCCGTCCAAGAAATGGCTCACATTGCCAACGGCCGGGACCATGGCAACTGCGTCTCCCTTCTTCGTGTCAATGTAAGTGCTCGTAACACCAAACTGCATCCAATATCTTCGGTTAAATTCCTCGGATGCCGCTGAATAGTCCCACAATTTTAGTGTCGTGGTCCAATACAGGATACACATGAAACTGAGTCCTTACGGTTTTCTGCATTTTGATAATGCACTGTTATGCTCATGATTTTTTCAGTTTTGATTGCGCACATCGCACATGTAACGTATGGATCTTCTTTCTGATGGTGTTGTGCAGAGTGCAAACTCGAACCAGAGCAACATGCTGATCCTGCAGGAGAGCTGCACCGACGCGTCGGGGTCCTACGTCGTGTACGCGCCGGTGGACGTGGTGGCGATGAACGTGGTGCTGAACGGCGGCGACCCGGACTACGTGGCCCTGCTGCCGTCGGGCTTCGCCATCCTCCCCGACGGGCCACCTGGTGCTTCTCCCCATGGAGAGATAAGCGCCGGCttggaggccggcggcggatcCCTCCTGACTGTGGCGTTCCAGATCCTGGTGGACTCGGTCCCCACCGCCAAGCTCTCACTGGGCTCTGTCGCCACCGTGAACAGCCTCATCGCCTGCACCGTGGAGCGCATCAAGGCCGCCGTCTGCGCGGAAGGCAACCCACAGTAGCCATCCATATGATTTCGAGGTACATGCCACTCGCAGCCTCTTGTCAAAAGTAGACGCCATCCTAGAATAATGCTGTTTGAGTTTTCTACATTAAAATGATATTTGAATCTTTTTAGTTGCAGGAGGGGGGAGCAGCTGGATTTTTGGAGTATTCATCATTTGGGAGTCAAGAACGCACCTCAGACTCTCCTTGCCATGTGGTGCTCATACTGCTAGTGTTGAAGAAACCTTGCGAAAACGTCGCGGAAAGGAAGGCGGTCACCACTATGCAAGGGGGGATGGTTCGGGTATTGACTTCCCCATCGATTCTACTACAGAATGGATGCTGCTGAGATGATGCTGTGTCTGGTCTCTTTCTACAAGTTTAGGGTTTTCGATTAGCCGCTGTGTACCGTGTCATGTTTGTGCTGTTGCTGTTGTTCAGGCTAAGGCGCCTGCCTGCATGCTGGTAGCTAGAGAACAGAGATTTGttgcctctctttttttttggaTTTGCAAAGATTTGTAGAATCTAGGTGTTCGGTCATAACCAATCCTGGGCTAAAACCTGCCTGTCGTTGCTTGTAGTTTTTTTCGCTATTGAAACATTGCAATTTCGATttctttgtgtttcttgttGGTCCTAGTTTGTTGCATTCAGATGCGATCCAGTTTAACGTAAGTTCCTTACGGTGCGCAAGCTGACCGCAAGAGCATGACAGTGCGATCCAGTTTGATCTCTGCCTGTCGTTTTACATGACAGCAAGTTCTCATCGATTCATCCAAAAATGCCGAGTAGAGTGGCTAGATCATAAAAGAAAATATTTCCATCAGATTGAAGTGCCCTTGGATGCAAGCCACAACTGCAGAGTTTGAGGAACATGAACATAATTAAGAAACTGAATGCAATCCTAGCTCGAACTAAAGCCACATTACACCAAGCCACATCAAAGGATGAACATAAAGCATCAAATGCTAGCACGCACAATTTAGAAATTATACAGGAAGTAGACCCCTAGTCATTTTATCGCACACCATGACGGTGTACGGTTACTTTTGTCCACAATACTTTCGCCTCCTCCGACTGCAGGATTTCAACAGAAATGTTTTACAGCGACGCAAGTGATCTGATCATATGCATCTCCACCAGTTATCTACCATCACAGGTTACAGACTCTGCCCGGTGACCAGAATGTCACACAACTCTAAGACTAAGACTTCTCAAGATGAAAGTAGACATCCATACACATCGTCAACCTTAATGTCCACCAAAGGTGGTATAGCTGAAACGTTAGCTCCTGCAGTTCCTGCACTTCACCAGGAAAGCAAGAACTTCGTACACAAATAACAGTTGATGATACAGTTTAATTCAGATGGCAATACAGTAATTGCAATTCCCAACTTAGGAGACAAATAAAATTCTTCCATAGAGCAATTTGCATAACTTCGGAACAAAGCATGAAGTCTGAAAAGTGAAAACAATCTGAATCGGATTTGGCTAGCACAAATAAATCCAGCAAGATGGAATTATACAAGCGACCAAGAATGATCTTCACCACACTTTATACATTGCTCTCGACTTACAAAGAAAATACTGAAAGACAATAAAAGAAAAGGCAGCATTTAGTCCCTTCAGTAGTTCAGGAGAGCCATAGACAGATGCCATCACTCTTGGTCATCTTGCATGATCCCTTCGATGTTGCGGAAGCTAGCAGCCAACTAAGAGACTGATATTGTCCTGCACAAAATATTAACAAGGGAAAGAAAGCAGAACAATACAAAGATATTGTTGTTCACGTCCGGTGAAACCATGGTTACACATATGCCTATCACCAACTGGGCTGCCTGAAACCCTAGACATGAAGCTTATATGTAGATCGCACAACCGTAGTAATGCAACAGCAGCACTCTGCAACTACAGAAGGACAAAAATGACAGGGCACAAGCACAGTATGACAATAGTGATTGTATGGCAGATCACTGATGCTCAATCACTGAATTACAGAAAGATTTTACAGTTTTACACTATTGTCACATTAACAATCTATGCACTGGCTGTCAAGAGAGCCAGATAGGAAAGAAGCTAATCATACCAAAATCTGAGTCTCCAGTAGTTTACAGGTCATGTCTACAGCCGCATCCAGAAAAGAAGTCAAACCTGTGACAAAGATAAAAAAATAGTCAGTAAATCAGCATGGTTATATCTTTTATGGTCCACTTCTAAGGGAAAGGGATTGTTTATTAACCATCAGATGACGGTAAGTTTGCATGATTTATTACAACAAGCATATACATTTTAAAGAAATCTAACTATTGCAAAAGGAGCAAACAAATGAGCCCCATTTCACATACACTATCCAGGGCAATCCAGCAGGCGAGTCTACTGGAAGCTTTCTATGTCAGCATCTAGCA
The Panicum hallii strain FIL2 chromosome 6, PHallii_v3.1, whole genome shotgun sequence genome window above contains:
- the LOC112897457 gene encoding homeobox-leucine zipper protein ROC1-like codes for the protein MTPARRMPAMIGRNGVAYGSSSALSLSQADLLDSHHLQQAFQQQLFDQIPAGVDSGDNIIHGRSDTLADEFESKSCSENPDGTSGDDGQEDPNQRPNKKKRYHRHTQHQIQEMEAFFKECPHPDDKQRKELSRELGLEPLQVKFWFQNKRTQMKNQHERQENAQLRAENDKLRAENMRYKEALSTASCPSCGGPAALGEMSFDEHHLRLENARLRDEIDRISGIAAKHVGKPMVSFPVLSSPLAAAAARSPLDVVGAFGSAGLGPDHLFGVGAGAGELLRSVSTGQLDADKPMIVELAVAAMDELLRMARLDAPLWGNGAAGAQLDEEEYGRMFPGGLGPRQYGLRPEASRDGAVVIMTRDSLVEILMDANRFAAVFSSIVSRASTHEVLSTGVAGSYNGALQVMSMEFQVPSPLVPTRESYFARYCKNNPDGTWAVVDVSLDSLRPNPVLKCRRRPSGCLIQEMPNGYSKVTWVEHVEVDDRSVHNLYRPLVNSGLAFGAKRWVGTLDRQCERLASAMASNIPNGDLGVITSIEGRKSMLKLAERMVASFCGGVTASAAHQWTTLSGSGAEDVRVMTRKSVDDPGRPPGIVLNAATSFWLPVPPKRVFDFLRDETSRSEWDILSNGGAVQEMAHIANGRDHGNCVSLLRVNSANSNQSNMLILQESCTDASGSYVVYAPVDVVAMNVVLNGGDPDYVALLPSGFAILPDGPPGASPHGEISAGLEAGGGSLLTVAFQILVDSVPTAKLSLGSVATVNSLIACTVERIKAAVCAEGNPQ